One window of Nicotiana tomentosiformis chromosome 11, ASM39032v3, whole genome shotgun sequence genomic DNA carries:
- the LOC138901673 gene encoding uncharacterized mitochondrial protein AtMg00810-like, which produces MEASKVINTPIATTPRLDLDESNSSVNQTMYRGIIGSLLYLTASRPDIVFSMVLCARFQSNPKESYLKAAKRILRYLKGTHDLVLYYPSGDNLNLVRYADADYVGYLVDRKSTSGMAHFLGSCLISWGTRKQNSEALSTAEA; this is translated from the coding sequence ATGGAAGCATCAAAAGTGATCAACACTCCCATTGCCACTACCCCTAGACTGGACTTGGATGAATCTAACTCTTCTGTAAATCAAACAATGTATCGAGGCATTATTGGATCTCTCCTCTATCTCACTGCCAGTAGACCAGATATTGTGTTCAGTATGGTGCTATGTGCAAGGTTCCAGTCAAACCCCAAGGAATCTTACCTAAAGGCTGCCAAAAGGATTCTGAGATATCTTAAGGGAACACATGACCTGGTTCTGTATTACCCTTCAGGTGACAATTTGAATCTTGTTAGGTACGCTGATGCAGATTATGTAGGTTATCTGGTGGACAGAAAAAGCACATCCGGAATGGCTCACTTCCTAGGATCTTGTTTGATTTCATGGGGCACAAGGAAGCAAAACTCTGAAGCTCTCTCAACAGCTGAAGCATAA